One genomic window of Desulfurococcus mucosus DSM 2162 includes the following:
- a CDS encoding thioredoxin family protein encodes MSESEDTTKVIVEVRLDFSEESDEALRRLFQVAEELLDRKGIWVEIIPEHVWFNDPLEAESMDLPQIYVNGKLRFIGRVPSISELKSAIMERVGMPPVKNEETNVSATRLYDGGMSDAVLAF; translated from the coding sequence ATGAGCGAATCCGAGGACACTACTAAAGTGATTGTGGAAGTACGCCTCGACTTCAGCGAGGAAAGCGATGAGGCGTTGAGACGGCTCTTCCAGGTCGCCGAGGAGCTCCTCGATAGGAAGGGGATTTGGGTTGAGATAATCCCAGAGCACGTTTGGTTCAATGATCCTCTTGAAGCCGAATCAATGGATCTACCGCAAATATATGTAAATGGCAAGCTAAGGTTCATCGGGAGGGTTCCGTCAATCAGTGAGCTCAAGTCTGCCATAATGGAGAGAGTTGGCATGCCCCCGGTTAAAAACGAGGAGACCAATGTATCGGCGACCAGGCTCTATGACGGTGGTATGAGCGACGCTGTCCTCGCATTTTAA
- the serS gene encoding serine--tRNA ligase, protein MSWSILTLLRENPEQLKEHVKKRFMDPSLVDEAYRLDLEWRKMLSQVQELRHRHNVISRDISRLPEPERSLRINEAKELLSQLEELEKKLRELEELRDEALLKLPNTVHESVPIGPDDTYNVPIRFWGTPKVWTGHLEQFKQQTERYGFKVDYKLIEWRPVGHADMLENVLRLGDTVKAGEVAGSRFYYLFDDIVFLDMALLMYAIDSLTSKGYRLVLPPYMLRHKVMSGVIDLATFKDAIYKIEGEDLYLIATAEHSLAALHAFEEIPEEELPLKYVGVSPCFRKEAGAGNRDLKGIFRVHQFHKVEQYVYAKPEESWSLMEELIGNAEELFRGLELPYRIVNIASGDLGAPAAKKYDLETWMPAQGLFREMVSCSNTTDWQSFRLKTRLIRRRGMIKEYVHTLNSTAIASTRAITSILENHQNEDGTVTIPKALRKYLEVFSKAPRDYIHPVKKETE, encoded by the coding sequence GTGTCTTGGAGTATTCTAACACTGCTCCGGGAGAACCCGGAGCAGTTAAAGGAACATGTGAAAAAGAGATTCATGGATCCAAGCCTGGTGGATGAGGCGTATAGGCTAGACCTCGAGTGGCGCAAGATGCTGTCACAAGTGCAAGAGCTCAGGCACAGGCATAATGTTATAAGCAGGGATATATCCAGGTTACCTGAGCCGGAGAGAAGCCTCAGGATAAATGAGGCGAAGGAACTCCTATCCCAGTTAGAGGAGCTTGAGAAGAAGCTCAGAGAGCTCGAGGAACTCAGGGATGAAGCCCTGCTAAAACTGCCTAACACGGTTCACGAGAGCGTACCTATAGGTCCTGACGACACTTATAATGTACCCATAAGGTTCTGGGGCACTCCAAAGGTGTGGACCGGGCACCTCGAGCAGTTCAAGCAGCAGACAGAGAGGTATGGGTTCAAGGTGGACTACAAGCTGATAGAATGGAGGCCTGTTGGACATGCTGATATGCTCGAGAATGTTCTAAGGCTTGGCGACACCGTTAAAGCCGGGGAGGTGGCTGGAAGCAGGTTCTACTACCTCTTCGATGACATAGTGTTCCTCGACATGGCTCTACTAATGTACGCCATAGACAGCTTGACTAGTAAAGGATACAGGCTGGTTCTACCACCTTACATGCTGCGTCACAAGGTGATGTCGGGCGTGATAGACCTTGCAACATTCAAGGATGCCATTTACAAGATAGAGGGCGAAGACCTCTATCTCATAGCTACAGCGGAGCACTCGCTGGCAGCTCTCCACGCCTTCGAGGAGATACCCGAGGAAGAGTTACCGCTTAAATATGTAGGTGTCTCACCGTGTTTCAGGAAAGAAGCCGGCGCAGGCAACAGGGATCTCAAGGGGATCTTCAGAGTCCACCAGTTCCATAAGGTTGAGCAATACGTTTACGCTAAGCCGGAGGAGAGCTGGAGCCTGATGGAGGAGCTCATTGGGAACGCTGAGGAGCTCTTCAGGGGACTCGAGTTACCCTACAGGATTGTGAACATAGCGAGCGGTGACCTCGGAGCACCGGCCGCTAAGAAGTACGACCTGGAGACATGGATGCCGGCTCAAGGACTCTTCAGGGAGATGGTGAGTTGCAGCAATACCACGGATTGGCAATCCTTCAGGTTGAAGACGAGGCTCATACGTAGAAGAGGAATGATCAAAGAGTATGTTCACACGCTCAACAGTACGGCGATCGCCAGCACTAGGGCTATAACATCGATACTGGAGAATCATCAGAATGAAGATGGCACCGTGACTATTCCGAAGGCTCTGAGGAAATACCTCGAGGTATTCTCTAAGGCGCCCCGGGACTACATCCACCCCGTGAAGAAGGAAACCGAGTAA
- a CDS encoding metal-sulfur cluster assembly factor: protein MSEDLKKKVIEALETVTDPEIGIDVYNLGLIYDIRVVDEKTVKIAMSLTTMFCPLAATLPLMIIDVLKEKLGVDADVDIVYDPPWTPLRMTEKGRQMFKERFGYDIVEEYAKSTQEARE from the coding sequence TTGAGCGAGGACTTGAAGAAGAAGGTTATCGAGGCATTGGAGACAGTGACAGACCCGGAGATAGGGATCGACGTGTACAACCTCGGGTTAATCTACGATATAAGGGTGGTCGATGAAAAGACAGTGAAGATAGCTATGTCCTTGACGACAATGTTTTGCCCGCTCGCCGCCACCCTGCCGTTGATGATAATCGACGTATTGAAAGAGAAACTAGGCGTAGACGCCGACGTAGACATAGTCTATGACCCCCCGTGGACCCCCCTCAGGATGACGGAGAAGGGGAGGCAGATGTTCAAGGAACGCTTCGGCTACGACATAGTCGAGGAGTACGCTAAGAGCACGCAGGAAGCCAGGGAGTGA
- a CDS encoding ribose 1,5-bisphosphate isomerase — MSEAGIPPRVLEIAEGIRSMKIRGAGKIGRAAAEALKIAAEEYAGPRDLQVFKKYIGRVADILISTRPTAVSLPNAVMFVVSALKNAQDYESARSSIIGSANRFIEESLSAVKKISEMAARRIKENSIVLTHCHSSVAVSTITEAYRQGRVVKVYSTETRPFYQGRITATQLINNGVPVVQIPDSAVRYVMGEVDYVVIGADTVASNGAVVNKIGTSQVALAAKEARVRVYVVAESYKFSPVTLVGELVPIEFRDPTEVVPEDWLKQHPGVKVLNPSFDVTPPEYIDAIVTEIGVIPPQAAILVLMERLGWALEKIKQGVSTFTSIRFEDLLE; from the coding sequence GTGAGTGAGGCAGGGATTCCGCCCCGGGTACTGGAGATAGCTGAAGGCATAAGGAGCATGAAGATTAGGGGCGCCGGCAAGATAGGAAGGGCGGCTGCGGAGGCCTTGAAGATAGCAGCGGAAGAGTATGCGGGTCCCAGGGATCTCCAGGTATTCAAGAAGTATATTGGTAGGGTTGCAGACATACTTATATCGACGAGGCCAACCGCTGTCAGCCTCCCCAACGCAGTGATGTTTGTTGTTTCAGCATTGAAGAATGCCCAGGATTACGAGAGTGCACGCAGCTCCATAATAGGTTCAGCCAATAGGTTCATCGAGGAGAGTCTCAGCGCTGTGAAGAAGATAAGCGAGATGGCTGCCAGAAGGATAAAGGAGAACTCGATAGTGCTGACTCACTGCCACAGTAGTGTGGCTGTGAGCACTATAACGGAGGCCTACAGGCAGGGAAGAGTGGTCAAGGTATACAGCACGGAGACCCGCCCATTCTACCAGGGGAGGATAACGGCCACTCAACTGATCAACAATGGTGTGCCAGTGGTTCAGATACCTGATAGTGCTGTAAGATATGTCATGGGTGAGGTAGACTACGTTGTAATAGGCGCCGACACCGTTGCCAGCAACGGTGCCGTAGTGAACAAGATCGGTACAAGCCAGGTGGCGCTTGCAGCAAAGGAGGCTAGGGTACGCGTCTACGTGGTTGCCGAGTCATATAAGTTCTCACCTGTCACACTGGTGGGCGAGCTGGTCCCCATAGAGTTCAGGGATCCAACAGAGGTTGTCCCCGAAGACTGGTTGAAGCAGCATCCAGGCGTCAAAGTGTTGAATCCCTCCTTCGATGTTACTCCACCAGAGTACATAGACGCCATAGTGACAGAGATAGGTGTCATCCCGCCGCAGGCAGCAATACTAGTCTTGATGGAGAGGCTTGGATGGGCCTTGGAAAAGATTAAACAGGGTGTGTCGACATTTACTAGCATAAGGTTTGAAGACCTCTTGGAGTAG
- a CDS encoding translation initiation factor eIF-2B translates to MSSLMRHGFAARSTGSELFFETASTLRKAASSGDAKAFAKMFVELYEKLMAERPSSMASLNALRRIGTYFLENGLKGIEEYIDALASEYDESVTRAAEMAAKRVVDGDALMTNSNSLTLRRLFKTLVDSGVKVKVYVAESRPGLEGLAMAEYLEKLGVEVYLIVDSAARFFMKNIDKVVLGAEAVAANGAVVGKAGSSIIALDAHEARVRVFVVAPTMKFSIETIYGELLKLPEGDWRLLMDEDTRRTLPENYMATAPLYDVTPPEYIDVIATERGLFAPQAIPIVLREIHGSFPPLVKPLEAIVAEVKRWLQ, encoded by the coding sequence ATGTCTAGCCTGATGCGTCACGGGTTTGCCGCCAGGTCAACTGGCTCAGAGCTATTCTTTGAGACGGCTTCAACACTGAGGAAGGCTGCATCCAGCGGGGATGCGAAGGCCTTTGCAAAGATGTTTGTAGAACTCTATGAGAAGCTGATGGCTGAGAGGCCGAGCTCCATGGCTTCACTGAATGCTCTAAGACGGATCGGCACATACTTCCTTGAAAACGGTTTGAAGGGTATTGAGGAATACATAGATGCCCTTGCCTCAGAGTACGATGAGAGCGTTACACGTGCAGCCGAGATGGCGGCTAAGCGCGTTGTAGACGGCGATGCATTGATGACGAACAGTAACAGTCTGACTCTCCGAAGACTCTTCAAGACGCTGGTTGACAGTGGGGTGAAGGTGAAAGTATACGTCGCGGAGTCCAGGCCGGGCCTGGAGGGATTGGCGATGGCAGAGTACCTTGAGAAGCTTGGCGTCGAGGTATACCTCATAGTTGACTCAGCGGCCCGCTTCTTCATGAAAAACATAGACAAGGTTGTCCTTGGGGCTGAGGCTGTTGCAGCTAATGGGGCAGTCGTCGGCAAAGCTGGCTCAAGCATCATAGCATTAGATGCACACGAGGCAAGGGTAAGGGTCTTCGTGGTAGCACCAACAATGAAGTTCAGCATCGAGACGATCTACGGCGAGCTACTCAAGCTCCCGGAGGGAGACTGGAGGCTCCTGATGGATGAGGATACCCGGAGAACACTACCCGAGAATTACATGGCGACGGCACCGCTCTACGATGTAACACCCCCCGAGTACATTGACGTAATCGCAACTGAGCGAGGGCTCTTCGCGCCTCAAGCCATACCCATAGTTCTCCGCGAGATCCACGGCTCCTTCCCGCCACTCGTCAAACCCCTTGAAGCCATCGTAGCCGAGGTGAAGAGGTGGTTGCAGTGA
- a CDS encoding ATPase — protein sequence MRVLITGMLPHDSGKTTVALGLARELGRRFKTYYFKPVAGHSGWYQPETLGFSMETGILVGHDAYVVARELGLLGELRLVNPVDILTMPPDPLRHGGSARFYLSVLSDVVSQAVLVRVSRVTGRVDEYLVVRENIARLNSVTASVVEALIKRFGEAGNTVFRDATRSEIAGLLDSEDLYREVDAVYGLLNDYDIVLTESYNNSSAPTAASLDADVVLVAAPSKLLIYDGRRYKRAVEALSIGRRPWTVETPSVLEVLGKPFHSMDIPYTGGEGFNEFISRLSEFIIHNK from the coding sequence ATGCGGGTACTCATCACTGGGATGCTACCGCACGACTCAGGTAAGACGACGGTGGCATTAGGCCTTGCAAGGGAGCTAGGGAGGAGGTTCAAGACCTACTACTTTAAGCCTGTTGCAGGACACAGCGGATGGTACCAGCCGGAAACACTTGGATTCTCCATGGAGACAGGGATCCTTGTAGGGCACGACGCCTATGTTGTTGCAAGGGAGCTTGGATTACTTGGCGAACTCCGCTTAGTCAACCCGGTGGACATACTCACCATGCCGCCGGATCCATTGAGACACGGGGGCTCAGCCAGATTCTACCTGAGTGTTCTCAGCGATGTCGTCTCGCAGGCTGTGCTTGTAAGGGTAAGCCGGGTTACTGGGAGGGTCGACGAGTACCTGGTTGTAAGGGAGAACATTGCTAGGCTTAACAGCGTTACAGCTAGTGTTGTCGAAGCATTGATCAAAAGGTTCGGTGAAGCGGGAAACACTGTTTTCAGGGATGCCACTAGGAGCGAGATAGCAGGCCTCCTGGATAGCGAGGATCTCTACAGGGAGGTGGATGCTGTCTACGGGTTGCTCAACGACTACGATATAGTGTTGACTGAAAGCTATAACAACTCCTCAGCCCCCACAGCAGCCTCCCTGGATGCGGATGTGGTTCTCGTGGCGGCGCCATCGAAGCTACTCATATATGATGGACGACGCTATAAGCGAGCCGTTGAGGCACTTAGCATCGGGAGACGGCCTTGGACAGTGGAGACGCCGAGCGTGCTCGAGGTGCTTGGTAAACCGTTTCACTCGATGGACATACCCTACACCGGTGGCGAAGGCTTCAATGAGTTTATAAGTAGATTGAGTGAATTCATTATCCACAATAAGTAG
- a CDS encoding sodium:solute symporter family protein — MVYIVPLSIVIAYLVGMLLVGIYTSKRLIRTSEDLILAGRNLGVILVAASLSANNIGGGSTVGVAAKAYGDWGLSAGWYILTAAIAMIPLALVLARLRRSLVWTLPEVIGRRYGTPSYLLTSILQIVSLVCLSAMQVLASGTIIAALTGLPYEVGVVIAGGISTVYTIMGGLWADAFTDLFQWAIIFFGMLAALPFVISNVGGFETMVSKLPPGHFDLFKAGGGTIVSLLIMYIVTFIMGSEMITRAFGAKDEKTAFRGSLLSAVFQGMFAFIPALIGLAALAAFPNIKASDAYATAMLRLAPPWIAGLGLSAILGATMSSADSDMLCASSIFSKDIYQKFIRPKASDREIILITRAGIAVIGGISILIALLRLDIITVNTFAFMLRAAGPFAPFLFGIFREKVSRNAGIVAIIAGSVAGVAWRLMGQPYIGDVVLGSAVSVLAFIVTDKIEKALNRPLAPPLTPR, encoded by the coding sequence TTGGTATACATAGTGCCCTTATCCATAGTCATAGCATATTTAGTGGGAATGCTACTCGTAGGCATATATACGAGCAAACGCCTAATAAGAACGAGCGAGGACTTGATTCTCGCGGGCAGGAACCTCGGCGTTATCCTGGTTGCGGCCTCTCTCTCCGCGAACAACATCGGTGGGGGCAGCACCGTGGGCGTCGCGGCGAAAGCATACGGCGATTGGGGCTTGTCTGCGGGCTGGTACATCCTCACCGCTGCCATAGCCATGATCCCACTTGCACTAGTCCTGGCTAGGTTACGACGATCTTTAGTCTGGACCCTTCCAGAGGTTATTGGAAGGAGATATGGCACACCGAGCTACCTCTTGACTTCAATTCTTCAGATCGTGTCACTGGTCTGCCTCTCAGCCATGCAGGTCTTGGCATCTGGAACCATAATTGCTGCCCTGACTGGTCTGCCCTACGAGGTCGGCGTCGTCATCGCCGGCGGCATATCAACCGTGTACACTATAATGGGCGGCCTGTGGGCAGACGCGTTCACCGACCTTTTCCAGTGGGCGATCATATTCTTTGGCATGCTTGCGGCCCTACCATTTGTCATCAGCAATGTAGGAGGGTTTGAGACAATGGTATCCAAACTCCCGCCAGGGCACTTCGACCTCTTCAAAGCCGGAGGAGGAACCATAGTGAGCCTGTTGATAATGTACATTGTGACCTTTATCATGGGGTCAGAAATGATAACACGAGCGTTCGGAGCAAAAGACGAAAAAACGGCCTTCCGGGGCTCCTTGCTCTCGGCCGTGTTTCAAGGGATGTTTGCCTTCATCCCTGCTCTCATTGGACTAGCCGCCCTAGCCGCGTTCCCTAATATCAAAGCTAGCGATGCGTATGCAACAGCGATGCTGAGACTCGCCCCACCCTGGATAGCCGGCTTAGGGCTGTCGGCTATTTTGGGGGCTACCATGTCAAGTGCGGACTCCGATATGCTCTGTGCCTCCTCGATCTTTTCAAAAGATATCTACCAAAAGTTCATCAGACCTAAGGCAAGCGATAGAGAAATAATTCTAATTACGAGGGCAGGGATAGCCGTAATAGGCGGTATCTCAATATTGATCGCGCTACTGCGCTTGGACATCATAACTGTAAACACCTTCGCCTTCATGCTCCGTGCAGCTGGCCCGTTCGCCCCGTTCCTGTTCGGAATTTTCCGGGAAAAAGTCTCGAGGAATGCCGGCATAGTTGCCATAATTGCTGGGAGTGTTGCCGGCGTGGCATGGCGACTGATGGGTCAGCCGTACATTGGAGACGTAGTCTTAGGTTCGGCAGTCAGTGTACTGGCGTTCATTGTGACCGATAAAATTGAAAAAGCTCTCAACAGGCCCCTAGCTCCGCCACTTACACCTCGGTAG
- a CDS encoding metal-dependent hydrolase → MKKTTHVLLAAALGSYIGSDIASSLTALTVAGLASLIPDIDVHFKHRRTLHNIFALSLCILGAAFLLRYLKVYNTLILEAIAVGWLSHILADMLNIQGVRLLHPFSDASFSLKIARSNNPVLNITLSLLSITLITLRLKELLHIA, encoded by the coding sequence TTGAAGAAGACCACCCATGTTTTGCTGGCAGCAGCGCTGGGCTCCTACATCGGCTCGGACATAGCTTCATCCCTCACAGCCCTCACTGTGGCCGGGCTTGCCTCACTGATCCCGGATATAGATGTCCACTTTAAACACCGTAGAACGCTTCACAACATATTTGCTTTATCACTATGCATCCTTGGCGCCGCCTTCTTGCTGAGATATTTGAAGGTGTATAACACGCTAATACTCGAGGCTATCGCAGTAGGGTGGCTCTCCCATATCCTTGCAGACATGTTGAATATACAGGGAGTTCGCCTCCTACACCCATTCTCCGATGCATCGTTCTCACTGAAAATAGCTAGAAGCAATAATCCAGTGTTAAACATCACCCTATCACTGCTCTCCATAACGCTGATAACCCTTAGACTGAAGGAGTTACTACACATAGCATGA
- the rpiA gene encoding ribose 5-phosphate isomerase A: MAHQGVDMDSSSSVEHAKLNACREACRILRETYRDASVIGVGTGSTIKLLIDHCRDFFTGKRLVPSSADTMLHLASIGYTVLLDPAGVDEVDVYIDGADEVSSKLDMVKGRGGAFAREKTLALRSRERIYVVDYTKYTGVDYLYAKPIPVEVLPVSLRYVVRKLGELGYGEPVLRVGSGKDGPVVSDNGNYIVDYKLSKPVRDPLALHNALKLLHGVIETGVFPSELVDMVIVGEPSGVKVLKKKAQ; this comes from the coding sequence GTGGCTCACCAGGGTGTCGACATGGATTCATCAAGCAGCGTGGAGCACGCTAAGCTTAATGCATGTAGGGAGGCATGTAGAATCCTTCGCGAAACATATAGGGATGCATCAGTGATCGGGGTTGGAACAGGCTCCACAATCAAGCTCCTCATCGATCACTGCAGGGATTTCTTCACGGGCAAGAGGCTTGTTCCATCATCGGCAGACACGATGCTTCACCTTGCCTCAATAGGTTACACAGTGCTCCTCGACCCAGCCGGCGTGGACGAGGTAGATGTCTACATTGATGGGGCTGATGAGGTTTCCAGTAAACTAGACATGGTTAAGGGAAGAGGCGGGGCTTTCGCGAGGGAGAAAACACTCGCCCTACGCAGTAGGGAAAGGATTTACGTGGTCGACTACACGAAGTACACCGGGGTAGACTACCTGTACGCCAAGCCTATACCGGTGGAAGTGCTCCCGGTATCCCTTCGCTACGTGGTGAGAAAGCTGGGGGAGCTGGGCTACGGGGAACCCGTGTTGCGTGTAGGGTCGGGGAAGGATGGACCGGTGGTATCGGACAACGGCAACTATATAGTTGACTACAAGCTGTCTAAGCCGGTGAGGGACCCTCTCGCACTCCACAACGCGTTAAAGCTACTGCACGGCGTCATTGAAACAGGGGTCTTTCCCTCAGAGCTCGTCGACATGGTTATAGTGGGGGAGCCCTCCGGAGTCAAGGTTCTTAAAAAGAAGGCTCAGTGA
- a CDS encoding M55 family metallopeptidase, producing MKAYISVDLEGLPGVSSLTMLNPGNTQFNRPVRVLTKLLNTVVDELSNHGFETIYVADSHGLMTNIDYLELDSRAELIQGYPRPFSMVTLLDSSFDAALFIGYHSAAGTIHGILDHTMSGRTFAEIKVNGEKASEFIINSLYAGEQDVPVILLAGDEHLGGEVEKHSPWTVFVPLKKGLSRYSAIYPGIDKVTEALREGVAKAVKKLKKGEMQPLKWEKPYRVELNLRDSLIADILEALPVFKRVDAYRVEFSATTAREMLGYIELVAHVGYGIDALKNSIK from the coding sequence ATGAAAGCATATATATCCGTGGATCTCGAAGGGCTGCCAGGGGTCTCATCCCTCACAATGCTCAACCCGGGGAACACGCAGTTCAACAGGCCTGTACGCGTCTTAACGAAGCTCCTAAACACCGTGGTGGATGAGCTCTCTAACCACGGTTTTGAAACAATATATGTCGCGGACAGCCATGGATTAATGACTAACATAGACTACCTTGAGCTTGACAGTAGGGCTGAGCTGATACAGGGTTACCCACGCCCCTTCAGCATGGTGACACTCCTGGACTCCAGCTTCGATGCCGCATTGTTCATAGGCTACCATTCAGCGGCTGGAACAATACATGGGATACTTGATCACACGATGAGCGGGAGAACCTTCGCAGAGATAAAAGTCAACGGTGAGAAGGCCAGCGAGTTCATAATTAACAGCCTCTACGCAGGGGAGCAAGACGTCCCCGTGATACTGCTTGCCGGAGACGAGCATCTAGGTGGCGAGGTGGAGAAGCATAGCCCCTGGACAGTGTTCGTTCCATTGAAGAAGGGTTTATCGAGGTATAGTGCTATCTACCCCGGCATAGACAAGGTAACCGAGGCACTTAGGGAGGGCGTCGCAAAGGCCGTGAAGAAGTTGAAGAAGGGTGAGATGCAGCCCTTGAAGTGGGAGAAGCCCTATAGGGTTGAGTTGAATCTAAGGGACTCCCTTATAGCCGACATCCTTGAGGCCCTCCCAGTGTTCAAGAGGGTGGATGCGTACAGGGTTGAGTTCTCGGCTACCACGGCTAGAGAAATGCTGGGGTACATAGAGCTCGTAGCCCATGTAGGCTACGGCATAGACGCGTTGAAGAATAGCATCAAGTAG
- a CDS encoding HD domain-containing protein codes for MNLKYILNLRHIPRTGWVLRGVPPAVAESVADHIFLTTLIAMDIAERLGSMGVRIDKARVLAMSIIHDIPEAVTGDVVRQVKHGVEEYFSMVESKAIEELGLQGYSELYDELSKAGSLEALVVKAADDIATILEGSRLVDTGYRQVEEIVVNVRDHLYRLINEKANGDLKGILHQVVSEYMGST; via the coding sequence ATGAACCTTAAATACATCCTTAACCTCAGGCACATACCTAGAACCGGCTGGGTTCTGAGGGGTGTTCCTCCAGCTGTAGCTGAAAGCGTAGCCGACCACATATTCCTCACGACGCTTATAGCGATGGATATAGCTGAGAGGCTTGGATCCATGGGTGTGAGGATCGATAAGGCACGTGTCCTCGCTATGAGCATAATACACGATATCCCTGAAGCGGTGACCGGCGACGTGGTTAGACAGGTTAAGCACGGTGTGGAAGAATATTTCTCCATGGTGGAGTCCAAAGCCATCGAGGAGCTGGGGCTTCAAGGATACAGTGAGCTCTACGATGAGCTCTCTAAGGCTGGAAGCCTCGAAGCACTGGTTGTTAAGGCTGCTGATGATATTGCAACGATCCTAGAGGGTTCGAGGCTGGTTGACACAGGGTATCGCCAGGTTGAGGAGATAGTTGTCAATGTACGGGACCACCTATACAGGTTGATCAATGAAAAAGCCAATGGAGATTTGAAAGGGATCCTTCACCAAGTGGTTTCAGAGTACATGGGGTCTACTTGA
- a CDS encoding pyruvate carboxylase subunit B has product MVEIVDTTLRDAHQSLLATRLKTEDMIPLLDKIDRTGFYSIEMWGGATFDVMIRYLNEDPWERLRIIRERVKRVKLQMLLRGQNLVGYRHYPDDVVEKFVELSYRNGIDIFRVFDALNDVRNMKTSIRKAKELGAIVQGTITYTISPVHTVEHYLKIAEELISLGVDHIAIKDMSGILDPYTAYSLVKAIKENFKIPVDVHSHYTGGLAVATYVKAVEAGADFIDTSISPLAFGTGQPGIQTVYYALHPDARPRIDLSVVKEISIYLEKLVFGKYKDLLNMKVFIPDPNVLEHQVPGGMITNFIMQLKQLGAEDKLGEVLEEVRRVREDLGWPPLVTPSSQIVGAQAVLNVINGRYKVVTKEVRDYVKGLYGRPPAPLKEEVVKLILGSEKPIDVRPADLLKPMYEECVKTVKEKGYYTKEEDVLTYCLFPDVATEFFEKNRRQASTAKTGGRDLWDEILGY; this is encoded by the coding sequence ATGGTTGAGATAGTTGATACAACTCTAAGGGACGCGCACCAGTCCCTGCTTGCAACCCGTTTAAAGACGGAGGACATGATCCCGCTGCTCGACAAGATAGACAGGACTGGCTTCTACAGCATAGAGATGTGGGGAGGGGCAACATTCGACGTGATGATCAGGTATCTGAATGAGGATCCATGGGAGAGGCTCAGGATTATACGTGAAAGAGTGAAGAGAGTCAAGCTGCAGATGCTTCTACGCGGCCAGAACCTCGTTGGGTACAGGCATTACCCTGACGATGTAGTCGAAAAATTCGTCGAGCTGTCGTATAGGAACGGCATAGATATCTTCAGGGTTTTCGACGCGTTGAACGATGTCAGGAACATGAAGACCTCGATAAGGAAGGCTAAGGAGCTCGGTGCCATAGTGCAGGGCACAATAACCTACACCATAAGCCCCGTTCACACAGTGGAGCATTACCTGAAGATAGCAGAGGAATTGATCTCGCTCGGCGTGGATCACATAGCTATAAAGGATATGTCCGGGATACTCGACCCTTACACAGCGTACTCGCTTGTCAAGGCCATAAAGGAGAACTTCAAGATACCTGTGGACGTACACTCACACTACACTGGAGGACTAGCTGTTGCAACATATGTTAAAGCAGTTGAAGCAGGAGCAGACTTCATAGACACCTCGATAAGCCCCCTCGCCTTTGGAACAGGGCAACCGGGCATACAAACAGTATACTATGCCCTACACCCTGACGCAAGGCCCCGCATCGATCTCTCCGTGGTTAAGGAGATCAGCATATACCTTGAGAAACTAGTCTTCGGCAAGTACAAGGACTTATTAAACATGAAGGTGTTCATACCGGACCCCAATGTCCTAGAGCACCAGGTTCCCGGCGGTATGATAACGAACTTCATAATGCAGCTCAAGCAACTAGGTGCAGAGGACAAGTTAGGCGAGGTGCTTGAAGAGGTCAGACGCGTGAGAGAAGACCTCGGCTGGCCACCCCTTGTCACACCTTCATCCCAGATAGTTGGGGCTCAAGCCGTCCTAAACGTGATCAACGGCCGCTACAAGGTTGTAACGAAGGAGGTAAGGGACTATGTGAAGGGACTGTACGGTAGGCCGCCTGCACCATTAAAGGAGGAAGTCGTCAAACTCATCCTGGGTAGCGAGAAGCCTATAGATGTGCGTCCAGCAGACTTGTTGAAGCCCATGTATGAGGAGTGCGTGAAAACGGTTAAGGAGAAAGGATATTACACGAAGGAGGAAGACGTGTTGACATACTGCCTATTCCCCGATGTGGCAACAGAATTCTTCGAGAAGAATAGGAGGCAGGCTTCAACCGCTAAAACCGGTGGCCGCGACCTATGGGACGAGATACTTGGCTATTAG